A segment of the Leptolyngbya sp. NIES-3755 genome:
AAAACTGCGAGTTGTTTCGGTGATACCGCACTCAGCCTAAATCTCGATAGCCGCATGGCTTTGAGGAACGAAGATGCTAGATTATCGTATCCGAGACTGGGGCAATTGAAATTCTTCTAGACAGGAGATTGCACTTCAGAATCTTTTGCGATCGCGGCTTGTTCAATTTCCGGTTGTGCAACAGGCTTGACCGCTGGAGCCAACGATTTTTCCGCTTGCAATTCTTTTTCCTGAAACAGCAACGCGCCTAAATGTACGATCGATAATCCCACCGCTGCCAACGAAACCACATAACTATGCAGCGCATACAAGTGAGCGACCGTTAACGTTCCAACTGATCCGCCTGTAAGAATGTCCCGCAGAGTTGCACCGATAAAGGGAATTGCTTCGATCGTGCCTAATTCAATCTTGAGCCGCCAGAATCCTAATTGATTCCAGTTGAGAATCATCGCAGTCCAACTTAATCCGATCGCGCTCAACGTAAAGAGAATTCCGCTAATCCAAGCCGTCAACCAACTGCGACGAAACCGTTCACCCAAAAACATCACCACAATTTGCACCAGACCCAACACAATCACGAAGTTGCCCGACAAATTGTGCAGCGTATGAACCAACCAGCCGTAAGGAACTTCTGTGTCGATCGCTTGCAAGGAATCATACGCGCCGCCCGCAGTGGGAACGTAGTAGAACGCGATCAGAATTCCAGAGGTCACTCCCACAAATGTAAGAGTGAGAATCGAAACGGCGAGAACGGTCGATAGCCGTCGCAGGAAAAAGGCAGGATTCAGCATGACGAGGCTCGATAATGAATAGTTTTGTGAATTTCTGTTAAGTGGATTTTAACGAAATTCTAGAGTGCGAGAAATGATTCTTAATTTTTCTGACTACGAACTGCAATCTTCCTCAGAATACGAATTCTCGATCGAACCTTCACTCTGTCTAAACGCAGAACCTCAAACGAACGCGATAAAATAAGTCCCTGAAGCTTTGGGGACAAAACCTTGCCTACTCTTGGTGTCAACATTGACCACATTGCAACCATTCGTCAAGCTCGTCGCACCGTCGAACCTGATCCCGTTGCCGCTGCTGTTCTCGCAGAACTCGCTGGAGCCGATGGAATTACCGTCCACCTGCGCGAAGATCGCCGTCATATTCAAGATCACGATGTTCAACTCCTGCGCCAAACGGTTCGGACACATCTGAATCTAGAAATGGCAGCCACCGATGAAATGGTATCGATCGCGCTTGATCTCAAACCCGATTACGTCACACTCGTTCCCGAAAAACGCGAAGAAGTCACGACTGAGGGCGGACTCGAAATCGCAGGACAACTCGATCGGATGACCGAAGTGGTAAGTACGCTTCAAAATTCGGGCATTCCCGTCAGTCTCTTTATCGATGCCGATCCCGAACAAATCGAAGCCTCGGCTGCCACGGGTGCAAAATTCATCGAACTGCACACCGGACAATATGCCGGGTCGTATTCCGAAGAAGGACAAGCCAAAGAATTAGAAATCCTGTCTCAAGGTTGTGAAATCGCGATCGCGGCGGGTCTCCGAATCAATGCCGGACACGGATTGACCTATTGGAATGTTCACTCGATCGCACGACTCCCCGGCATGGAAGAATTGAATATTGGACACACGATCATTAGTCGCGCTGTTCTCGTTGGATTAGAACGAGCGGTGCGAGAAATGAAGCAAGCCATTCGCGGCGAACTCTAAGTTATTCCGGATTTTTTTGAAAAAGGACTGATCAATATGACGACTTACTACTACGTTTTGGCAAGCCAGAAATTTTTGCTGGAAGAAGAACCAATGGATGAGGTTCTGAATGAACGATATCGCGATTACAAAGACAAAGGCAGAGAAATCGATTTCTGGGTGATCAAAGAACCTGCTTTCCTTGAAGCTCCCGAAATGGCAGAAATCAAAGCCAAATGTCCCCGTCCCTGTGTTGCGATCGTCTCAACCCACAAACAATTTATTACTTGGCTAAAGCTGCGTCTAGAATATGTCATCACCGGAGAGTACCAGCAATCGGAAACACTCCCGAATCCGCTGGGATCTCTAGAACCTGTTTCTTAGTCTCTCTAAACTTCTATGCCTCAGACGACGCTTCAATCGGTTTTCACAGGACTCGCAGGAGTCACCCTTGCTTTCAGTGGAATGCCTCTTGCCCAAGCACAACTCCCGAACTGTCAGGCTCCTCGATCGAATGAATTCCTCTTGCTGATTGTGACCCGCACTCCAGAATCCCAAGCGCGGGTTCGCAGCGTCGTCTCTCGCACTGCTGATGTCTCAGTCTGCAACTATTTCGGTGAAACGGTCACACGAGTCGGCGGCTACCGAGATGCAGACACGGCAAATTCTTGGGCAAATTACCTCAATGACACGGTTCGACTCCGAGCGTTTGTGGCAACTCCTCCTGGTGGAAGTCAGGTCGCCAATCGAGGAGATGTTCCGCCGGTTCAACCGCAACCTGTTCAACCCTTAGTCGTCCGTCCTCCGGTCGAATCTGCTTCTGGAGGCTACAACCCTCAACGCCTCGGAGAAGGTTTTGCAGTCATCGTCAATCACTACAATCGTCCTGAAGTTGCCGTCCAAGTCAAACAAGTTTTGAACCGAAACATTGGACTGGCTTCATTTGAGCAGCGTCCTTATCTGTTAGCGGTGCAAACCACCGATCGCGGAGTTGCCAACTCGATTTTGCAGACTTTAAGCGATCGAGGATTTGCCGCGAGGTTGGTGAGAAGCGATCGGGTCACATTGCTCACGCCCGTAGTTCAAATCGAACCTGTGGGCGGTCAGTAAGCCTGATATGAGTGAAACCGTCTATATCGAAACGAGCATTTTGGGTTATCTCACTGCCAGGTCAACTGACAATTTAATCCTGGCTGCGAACATGGAGATTACGAAAAACTGGTGGAACTCGCGCCGTACTGCTTTTGCTCTCTATGCTTCGGAAGCTGTACTAGATGAAGCAGCACAGGGAGACGCAGAAATCGCCGCTCAGCGACTGGAGTTTTTGCGTGATCTCCCCTTATTGGCATTAAACCAAGCCGTACAAGACCTAGCAGTACAGTTCTTGACTCGAAGCAGCCTACCACCCAAAGCGAGAGTAGATGCCATCCACATCGCTGCTGCAACCGTTCACGGGATGGATTATCTGTTAACGTGGAACTGTAAGCATATCGCCAATGCTCAAATTCAAAGAAAATTGGCTGAAATTAGTCACGATTCCGGTCGTCAATTGCCTATTCTTTGCACACCCAACGAACTCATGGGAGATTAGGTTATGTGGACAGATGAGATTGTTGAAGAGATCCACCGAATCCGCGAGGAATACGCAAAGTCTTTGAACGATGATTTAGAGGCGATTTTTGCGGATCTACGCAGGAAGGAAGCTCAAAGTGGTCGAAAAGTCGTGGATCTGTCGCAGAAGTCACACAGTAGCGACTCAAAGCAGGATGTAAAAGATGTTAGCTTCTCAACACAATCATCATAGTGTCAATATTTGAGTGGAATTTGCCTGAGATGAAATAAGGTGGAAATGGGCGTAATATTGGTCGATCTTGGACAAGAAGACAGAGATTTGTATGCAAACTGGTGGACTTGGCGACCTGCGATCGAACTAATTAGAAGCTTTGATTTAATCGATGATGAACGATTAGAGCGAATGGGATACAGCGGAGTCGGTGCTGAACTGAATGCCGAACAAGCACACATCATTGGGAGACGATTAAAAGAAGAAGTTCTACCGAAGATACAACCCAAAGAGCGTGTACTGCTGGACTTAATCGCTACGGGTGAGCCAGATGACGGAACACTTTACGATGACAATTGGTTTCAGAACTATGGTGCAAGCCGCGACTGGCTTGAAGAGTTTGCTAATTTCTGTCTCACGTCACAGGGTTTCAGAGTCTCTTGATCCCAACAACAAAAGTGTTTCATCTGGTCATATTGATGATCAGACTGAAAGAAAATTAGCATAGGTTAGGGCGATCGAAACTATGGGTGAGCAGCGATCGCGAATCAAATTGCGTCACATCCCACATAGTAATCATAAGCGCTCAGATCAATTACCTCTGGGATTGCGCGTTGCAGTGGTTCAACCTGAGCAACCGATACCGGATAGCTATCTACCATCAGATTATCGGCAGCTTCTTGAAACAATCTCTGTAAATCGGGCAGCTCTATTGTATTGAGTACAGTTTCACCGACTAAGCGATCGCCGTTTTTTTCATACCAGCGCAATACTCTGATAATTGAGTGAGAGTCAGGGCTTGAAGTCGATCGCGTTTGCACCTTAATTGGGTCAGTCATGATTATGGCTCTACCTCGTAATTAGGATTTGCTGGTTTCAGTTGTTCGCCTGTAATCGGATCAAACTCACCGAGATGCTTACCCTTCTTATCATATTTCTCGATCGTGCCGTGCCGACTGTCCCACTCGTAAATATTGCTCTCTTCGTCTTTCCATCGCTTCCTCAATCCGCCGCCCCCTTGAACAGAAGTTTTAGGCTTTACAAGTTTTGCATTAGGGAAAGCCTCCAAAAGTTTAGGAGCAGGAATATACGGCATTTATGAACTTTGTAGAGAAGATGGGTTCTAAGCTTACCCTTTCCTCTAGCTACAAGTTTCGCTTGGTCGTCAATCATCTGGAAGGAAAACGTCTTTAATCTCGTTCGGAATTTTTGTGGGTCGGTTGCGGTTAGCATCGAAATAGCACCATTCAGTGAGCGATCGACACATCATTTTCTGATCCGAAACCCGCATAAATTCAACCTGTCGGAAAAACGTCGATAACGTCCCCCGCTCCACCCAAGTCGTTAATCGAATCATATCCCCGACAAATGCAGGCGCTAGATAGTCTACTTCGTGCCGTCGAACAAACCAGATGATTTGGTTTTTCTCATCGAATTCGCGGGTATAGCCCTTAGAACGATAAGCCGCGATCGCAATCTCTTGAATCCATTGCACGTAAACCACATTGTTCAAGTGATTTTGCACGTCGCAATGCTGCGGTTGCACTTCTCGGTCTTCGGAATAGACGATCGCAGACATACAGAACCTTTCTAAACGCTCTCCTGGTTTTAGCGCAGATTGTTTAATTTCACTTGAGTCTAGAGAGTTAGGGAACGCCAGCAATTTGAACGAACAGCGATCGCCAACTGCCTCCGAGCCACCAATCTCCCACCACACAAACCACGATGCCGAGAAGCGATCCCATGATGACTTGAACGGGAGTATGTCCTAACAGTTCTTTCAGGCGGGCTTCGTTGAAATGATGATCGCCTGTAAATAATTCATCGACAATTTGGTTCAAGATTTTGGCTTGTTTGCCTGCGGCTTGGCGGACTCCTTGGGAATCGTACATCACGATAAAAGCCACGATCGTCGCGATCGCGAATTGCGTACTGTCCCAACCGTCGGTTAATCCGACTCCGGTTGCCAGTGCGGTTACGAGTGCCGAATGAGAGCTTGGCATTCCGCCAGTTTCGACCAGCACTTTGAAATTGACTTTGCGGTGCACGATCAATTCGATGATCAGTTTGGTCGCTTGGGCAATTAAACAGGCAATGAGGGCTAAGAGCAGCACTCTGTTATCAACAATGTCACCAAAGTCCTGCATTCGTTTAGGGGGAGAGAGGTAGGGGGGGGGGTGAGGTGCGAGGTGTGAGGTGCGAGGTGTGAGGTGTAGAGTGTAGTAGAGACACAGACCTCCCCGCACCTCACACCTCGCACCCCGCACCTAATTCTTACGAGCGGTAATGTAATCAGCGATCGCCATTAATGGAGCGGCTTTTTCACCGAATCCAGCGACTTCCGCTTTTGCCTGTTCGACCAGTTGTTCTGCTTGGCGGCGCGACTCTTCCATTCCAAGTAGACGCGGATAAGTGGCTTTCTCGACATTCATATCTTTACCGATACTCTTGCCGAGTTCTTCTTGCGTGGAGGTGATATCGAGCAAATCATCGACGATTTGGAACGCTAACCCGATCGCTTGAGCATATCGAGTCAAGTGCTGGATGTCAGAATCGGAACCCCCTGCGAGAATGCCACCGCTGACGACCGAAGCTTCAAGTAGAGCGGCGGTTTTGTGCGTGTGGATAAAATTCAGCGTGTCGAGGGTGACATCTTTTTTGCCTTCACATTCGAGATCGACGACCTGACCGCCGACGAGTCCAGCCGCTCCGACTGCGCGACCGAGACGAGAAACAACTTTGATTAAGCGATCGGCGGGTACATTTTTCGTTTCTTCAACGATATGCTCAAACGCATAAGCGAGTAAACCGTCTCCCGCAAGAATCGCGACTGCTTCCCCGTACACTTTGTGATTCGTTAATTTGCCGCGTCGATAATCGTCGTTATCCATTGCGGGCAAATCGTCGTGAATCAGCGACATCGTATGAATCATTTCGAGAGCGCAGGCGGTTGGCATTGCCATTTCGGGAGTTCCGCCGAGTAAGTCACAAGTTGCGAGGCACAAGACCGGACGTAATCTTTTTCCGCCTGCGAACAGGGAGTAGCGCATTGCTTTGTAGATTTCATCTGGATAGACGATAGGAAAAGCTCGATCGAGGGCGGTTTCCACTTGTTGTTGCTTTGCCGCTAAATAGCCTTTCAAATCAAATTGGGAGGCTTGATTTGATTGCGTTTCTCCTGTCACGACCATTCCGATCTCCTCCGATTCAATGCGCGTATGTAAAGTTCACTTAACGTTGGAAGCGTTGTTGATAGCTCCATACTGTATTGTGCAACAGCATGGTCACAGTCATCGCACCAACTCCACCGGGAACGGGTGTAAGATATCCCGCCACGGATTGTACCGCATTGAAATCCACATCTCCGACTAATCGGCTTTTTCCAGTTTCATCAGTGATTCGATTGATCCCGACATCGACCACGATCGCGCCCGGTTTTACCATGTCAGCAGTGATTAAATTCGGACGACCGACGGCAGCGACGAGAATATCGGCTTCACGAGTGACTTCTGAGAGATTTGGAGTGCGGGAATGCGCGATCGTAACAGTCGCATCCGCATCTAACAACATTAATGCGATCGGCTTTCCGACTAGAATACTCCGTCCGATGACAACTGCCTTTTTCCCACGTGGATCGATCCTGTATTCCTTCAATAGCTGCATCACTCCATAAGGCGTACAACTTCTCAATCCTGGTTCAGTTCTGACCAGTCGCCCCAAATTCATCGGGTGCAAACCGTCCGCGTCTTTGTCAGGGTGAATTTGATTTAAGAGGGCAACGCTATCGAGATGATCGGGGAGCGGTAATTGAACGAGAATGCCATCCACGCGATCGTCTTGATTTAATTCATCAATCACGGCAGCGAGTTCTGCTTGAGTGGTTTCGGTCGGAAAATGTTTGCCGAATGAAGCGATCCCGACCGAGGCGCAGGCTTTTTCTTTATTGCGGACATAAGCGGCACTGGCTGGATTGTCTCCGACCATGAGAACGGCGAGACCGGGGGAGCGACCAAATCGAGCAGTCAGAGAATGGACTTGTTCGGTGAGCGCGGCTTGCATCTTTTGGGCAAGAGCTTTTCCGTCGAGAAGTTGAGCGATCGAAGACATAGGAACCTGTGCGATGCAAAAATTCTTACCAAAACTTGTGAAGATCGTTCAAAATGTGAACCAAGATTGCTCAGATTTTGATTTTCCCGGTTTTGGATCTGGAACTTTTGCATTTTAAGAATATCGACTTATCTAGTGTCGCAGATTTGCGATCGAGTTAGACGCTGTGGAAAGGGTTGCTCTCTAGCTGGAATAGTTTAGAGGTAAGGGCAGGTAGAGTATGAGTTTCTCAAGAGTGGGTTTGGTGGTGCTTTGTTTGAGCGCGATCGGATGTAGTGCGTCCCCGAATTTGCCAGTGGCATCCAGTAATATCATCACTGCATTGCAGCCTGGGGAACGGGTGAAGATTCGGGAGGTCGGATCGAAGCGCGATCGAGTAGTGCAGGTGGAAGGCAAGATCAAAGGGCAAGCGCCGTTAATGGGCGGACAGCGAGCGTATGAGGTGCAGGACGATACAGGAAGCGTTTGGATTGTGACGAAGCAGGCAATTCCAGCGACGGGCAGTTCGGTGACGGTTTCAGGTACAGTAAAGCTGCAAAAGATTGATCTTGCAGGTCAGGATCAAAGCACCGTCTACATCGAGCAGCAATGAAGCCAGAAGTTGCAATCGCAATTATCCAAAAACAAGATCAGTTCCTCTTACAACTCCGTGACAATATCCCGAATATTGCTTATCCGGGGCATTGGGGGTTATTTGGTGGACATATTGAAGCCGATGAATCTCCAGAAATTGCCTTGGTACGAGAGTTGCAAGAGGAAATTTCTTATTCGCCTACTGAAGTGGAGAAGTTTGGGATTTACGAAGACGATCGCGCAACTCGTCATGTATTTGTGGCTCAGTTGACTGTGGGGATCGAGGATCTGACGCTGTTGGAAGGGTGGGATTTGGGATTATTTACGCGATCGCAAATCGAAC
Coding sequences within it:
- a CDS encoding cytochrome b/b6 domain-containing protein (similar to AA sequence:cyanobase_aa:LBDG_51310), whose product is MLNPAFFLRRLSTVLAVSILTLTFVGVTSGILIAFYYVPTAGGAYDSLQAIDTEVPYGWLVHTLHNLSGNFVIVLGLVQIVVMFLGERFRRSWLTAWISGILFTLSAIGLSWTAMILNWNQLGFWRLKIELGTIEAIPFIGATLRDILTGGSVGTLTVAHLYALHSYVVSLAAVGLSIVHLGALLFQEKELQAEKSLAPAVKPVAQPEIEQAAIAKDSEVQSPV
- a CDS encoding pyridoxine 5'-phosphate synthase (similar to AA sequence:cyanobase_aa:LBDG_51300) is translated as MPTLGVNIDHIATIRQARRTVEPDPVAAAVLAELAGADGITVHLREDRRHIQDHDVQLLRQTVRTHLNLEMAATDEMVSIALDLKPDYVTLVPEKREEVTTEGGLEIAGQLDRMTEVVSTLQNSGIPVSLFIDADPEQIEASAATGAKFIELHTGQYAGSYSEEGQAKELEILSQGCEIAIAAGLRINAGHGLTYWNVHSIARLPGMEELNIGHTIISRAVLVGLERAVREMKQAIRGEL
- a CDS encoding hypothetical protein (hypothetical protein cce_3299;~similar to AA sequence:cyanobase_aa:LBDG_51290) — encoded protein: MTTYYYVLASQKFLLEEEPMDEVLNERYRDYKDKGREIDFWVIKEPAFLEAPEMAEIKAKCPRPCVAIVSTHKQFITWLKLRLEYVITGEYQQSETLPNPLGSLEPVS
- a CDS encoding hypothetical protein (hypothetical protein MicvaDRAFT_1185;~similar to AA sequence:cyanobase_aa:LBDG_51280) → MPQTTLQSVFTGLAGVTLAFSGMPLAQAQLPNCQAPRSNEFLLLIVTRTPESQARVRSVVSRTADVSVCNYFGETVTRVGGYRDADTANSWANYLNDTVRLRAFVATPPGGSQVANRGDVPPVQPQPVQPLVVRPPVESASGGYNPQRLGEGFAVIVNHYNRPEVAVQVKQVLNRNIGLASFEQRPYLLAVQTTDRGVANSILQTLSDRGFAARLVRSDRVTLLTPVVQIEPVGGQ
- a CDS encoding hypothetical protein (similar to AA sequence:cyanobase_aa:NIES39_A04640) is translated as MSETVYIETSILGYLTARSTDNLILAANMEITKNWWNSRRTAFALYASEAVLDEAAQGDAEIAAQRLEFLRDLPLLALNQAVQDLAVQFLTRSSLPPKARVDAIHIAAATVHGMDYLLTWNCKHIANAQIQRKLAEISHDSGRQLPILCTPNELMGD
- a CDS encoding hypothetical protein (similar to AA sequence:cyanobase_aa:AM1_0675) — encoded protein: MWTDEIVEEIHRIREEYAKSLNDDLEAIFADLRRKEAQSGRKVVDLSQKSHSSDSKQDVKDVSFSTQSS
- the ceaC gene encoding Colicin-E3 (ab initio prediction:Prodigal:2.6;~similar to AA sequence:UniProtKB:P00646), which codes for MPYIPAPKLLEAFPNAKLVKPKTSVQGGGGLRKRWKDEESNIYEWDSRHGTIEKYDKKGKHLGEFDPITGEQLKPANPNYEVEP
- a CDS encoding hypothetical protein (conserved hypothetical protein;~similar to AA sequence:cyanobase_aa:CT1264), encoding MSAIVYSEDREVQPQHCDVQNHLNNVVYVQWIQEIAIAAYRSKGYTREFDEKNQIIWFVRRHEVDYLAPAFVGDMIRLTTWVERGTLSTFFRQVEFMRVSDQKMMCRSLTEWCYFDANRNRPTKIPNEIKDVFLPDD
- a CDS encoding integral membrane protein (similar to AA sequence:cyanobase_aa:LBDG_29570); the encoded protein is MRGGLCLYYTLHLTPRTSHLAPHPPPYLSPPKRMQDFGDIVDNRVLLLALIACLIAQATKLIIELIVHRKVNFKVLVETGGMPSSHSALVTALATGVGLTDGWDSTQFAIATIVAFIVMYDSQGVRQAAGKQAKILNQIVDELFTGDHHFNEARLKELLGHTPVQVIMGSLLGIVVCVVGDWWLGGSWRSLFVQIAGVP
- a CDS encoding geranylgeranyl pyrophosphate synthase CrtE (similar to AA sequence:cyanobase_aa:LBDG_29560); translation: MVVTGETQSNQASQFDLKGYLAAKQQQVETALDRAFPIVYPDEIYKAMRYSLFAGGKRLRPVLCLATCDLLGGTPEMAMPTACALEMIHTMSLIHDDLPAMDNDDYRRGKLTNHKVYGEAVAILAGDGLLAYAFEHIVEETKNVPADRLIKVVSRLGRAVGAAGLVGGQVVDLECEGKKDVTLDTLNFIHTHKTAALLEASVVSGGILAGGSDSDIQHLTRYAQAIGLAFQIVDDLLDITSTQEELGKSIGKDMNVEKATYPRLLGMEESRRQAEQLVEQAKAEVAGFGEKAAPLMAIADYITARKN
- a CDS encoding methenyltetrahydrofolate cyclohydrolase (similar to AA sequence:cyanobase_aa:LBDG_29550), coding for MSSIAQLLDGKALAQKMQAALTEQVHSLTARFGRSPGLAVLMVGDNPASAAYVRNKEKACASVGIASFGKHFPTETTQAELAAVIDELNQDDRVDGILVQLPLPDHLDSVALLNQIHPDKDADGLHPMNLGRLVRTEPGLRSCTPYGVMQLLKEYRIDPRGKKAVVIGRSILVGKPIALMLLDADATVTIAHSRTPNLSEVTREADILVAAVGRPNLITADMVKPGAIVVDVGINRITDETGKSRLVGDVDFNAVQSVAGYLTPVPGGVGAMTVTMLLHNTVWSYQQRFQR
- a CDS encoding hypothetical protein (hypothetical protein Npun_R3768;~similar to AA sequence:cyanobase_aa:LBDG_29540) is translated as MSFSRVGLVVLCLSAIGCSASPNLPVASSNIITALQPGERVKIREVGSKRDRVVQVEGKIKGQAPLMGGQRAYEVQDDTGSVWIVTKQAIPATGSSVTVSGTVKLQKIDLAGQDQSTVYIEQQ
- a CDS encoding NUDIX hydrolase (similar to AA sequence:cyanobase_aa:LBDG_08820), with product MKPEVAIAIIQKQDQFLLQLRDNIPNIAYPGHWGLFGGHIEADESPEIALVRELQEEISYSPTEVEKFGIYEDDRATRHVFVAQLTVGIEDLTLLEGWDLGLFTRSQIEQGERFSDRANQIRPLGAIHQRILLDFIKKNG